gtgagatcaagccccaagccCCATGGTgagtatggaggctgcttgggattctctctctctctctctctctctctctctttctctctctctcagggctgAGGCATTAATCCTGGCAATGCAGGTATACATGAGGCTACTCTAAGACATAGATATCCCTGATAGAGACAAGTTCTATGAATTTTTCTGTTTACTGTGATAAAACTCAAATAAATTAGAGGAATGAAACTAAAATAAGAGACAGTGTCTTACAAAGGAGAGACTTTAACCCATGCATAGATAGACTCCTGCTGTGACTTTCGCCAGATCATCCGGAGAGGGGGTAGAGGAGAAATTTCACGAAGGAGACTAAAAGAGTGGACTAGGGAGCACCTCACGAACACAACAGTGAGAACTGGGAAGTGAACACagggaagaaaccagaaaaaaagaattcccttTTCATTACCCTGCATCCCTCCCTTCTGTTCCAATCCCCGAGCTATGCTTTTATCTCCAACCTCCATAGCCACCAGAGCCTCCTGGCAAGgcttcttcctgtctctccccaCTCTAGTTCACCTCCAATATTTCTGCCTACTCTTCTGCCCAGGGCAAAGAGCTCCAGTCTCCCCTCTGACCCAAAGATCTCTTGACTTAAGTAAGTACAAATGCTACACTCTGGCATTCAAGAGCCTCCACAATACATCCTGAGTTCATTTTTCCACGTTCAGTCCCCTTGACTCCTAGCACTTAGCCTGTCCACAACCTGACTCTCCTTCTATTTGCTCCTTACAAATTTGTCCATTCTCCTGGCCCTGTTCATGCTGCCCCTCCATCTGGGGCATTGAGCACTCAACGAGTCCAAACGGTGCTGTATGATGAATGTAAAAATATGCATCATATTTTGAAGACAGCCTAAAAGAGCAGAATGTAACTATCTCATTAATAactatattgattacatgttaaaatgataCTGTTTGGttatattatgttaaataaacacccctttttaatgtttctttttatccttttaatgtagctaactagaaaattttaaattgcgtAAGTGGCTCCCATTGTATTGCTATTGGACAGCATTGATCTAGAATGCCCTCTACCATATCACCTTCACCACGACCATCACCTTTCCAGGCACACCGTTTGCCTCCTTATCCTCCCATCAGCTGTAATCCCCTTGTCCTTTGAGAGCCACCATTGCCACCATGGTTGGCACCCTGTACCACCCTGAAGGCACTAGCTGTTGTCTACTCCATATTCTATGTGTGGTACACGGAAAGAGCACAGGTTTGAATGCAGTCCACTCATTTGATTATCTTTGTGTATCCTGCGTATATTACTTAGCCTCTTTGTACcccaatttcctcctctgtaaaatgggagtagtGATAACCCATCTCAAATGTTTACTgtgaggggacacctgggtggctcagtcggttgagcaaccaactcttggttttggctcaggtcatgatctcgcggtttgtgagttcgagccctatatcGGGCTCCATACTGGCAGTGTGAgagtctctctctacccctccctctgctcctcccctgctcacacatacacacacacacacacacactctctctctcaaaataaataaactttattttattttttaataaagttatttatttattttgagagagacagagacagcgtgagttggggaggagcagagagagggagagagagagaatcccaagcaggctctgtgctgtcagcacagagcccgatgggaggctggaacccacgaaaccgtgggatcatgccctgagccgaaaccaagagtcggacgctcaaccgactgagccacccaggcacccctaaattcataaacttaaaaaaaaaagtttagtgtGAGAATTACCCAGAGAAGGACGCCTAGAACTGCTCAATTTGTGGTAACTAATACTACGGCCACTATTGCCACCATTATTGATTTTAGATTATGGACTCTCTTATCAGAGATGATTGGAGGCTATTGGATGTGGGCAGGATGAGGAGGCCCTCTGCCACACCTGAGGAGCTCAGCTCTGGCCAAGCTCCAAGTCACCCTGGAGGAGTAGGCCCCAGTGACCAGACTCCTTGGATGACCTCCGTTCGCTGAATGCAAGGACCCATCTCTAGGTTGACTCACCTCTATGACTCCTTGCATTGGCCTTTGTGGTATGAGCCTTGGATGattccaggcacccctattctggCCATTTTTGAAGAAACAATCTTCCTCGTTCTCCAAATATTTGcagaaatttatatttccattgaGTGTATATCAGAGTAACCATTTCCCCAAGGCCTTTGCAAGTCTTACTGGTGAAAAATGATTACCTCGTTACTAGTTTGACACATTTCTTAGTAATAGTGagcagattttcatttcttttattggcTCTTTAAATGTCCTTTCCTGATATCTGGCTGTTTACAAACTTCTCCAGTTGATAGGTTTCTATTAATTTTAAGGGCTGTTTGTATGTGAAGAAAATTATCCCTTTTTCTCATTGCGTATTATAACAGTGTCTTTAACTTTGACTTTTTTTGTCATTCTGAAATGTATAACTTATTTCTAGCCATATTTATCAATTACTCCTATATagtttaacatatatatgtatatgtatgtatgtatatatatacatatataggggcgcctgagtggctcagtcagctaagcgtctgacttcagctcaggacatgagctcgtggtccgtgagtttgagccccacatcaggtgctgtgttgacggctcagagcctggagcttgctttggattctgtgtctctgtctctctgcccctcccctgccctcactctgtctctctctctctctctctctctctctctctctctcaaaaataaatacgtgttaaaaaattatatacatacatatatatatatatatatacacacacacatacacacacatgtattatcACTGAGAAAAGTCTTCCTTactccaatatattttttttaaaaatacccaagTTTTCTAGATTTTGGTCATTTGACCTTATAATCTGTTTCATATAATGTTATATAGTCTATACCATATGGTACCatttttgattttctgaaaataattccCTTTGGCCAATATACTATTTTTTATCTACTGTTGCTAACATTTTCCCCCAGATTAAAGTTTTTCACCAGTGCCAGATTTCCCCTAAACTTCTTGTATCTTGAGACTATCTTATTCAACAAAACTgagactgttttcttttatttctaattatttcctaCATACGTTACTTTATTTCTGAGTTTGTCTAATTCTGATTTATGgtgttttatctcatttcttaatattttaaactccTTTGGTAACATGAGGttaaaatttttatctgttttgtgtgCATGCATATTCCTGGTATATTTTCATTATCTACAGAGATATTATTTACTCCTCATTCACTTTTTTCTATTGATCACCTTGTATGAATCTCAATCTTAATGCATTCTGCTGCGCCATTTTATAGGAGTTTACTTTTCctaaacttctagaagaaatggTTTGGTAGTTTCTCTAACTTCACAGAGCTCCCTCTTCTGTTGCTTTTGTGAAGTGTTCAAAAATGGCCGCTTGTTCTGAGTTGTGCGTTCCCAAGCTGGtctggttttctctttccttgcctctGTTGTTTCTTTCCTGCTCAAATTTGATTCTACTTCTAGCAGCTTCTCCTCCATGTAGGGTCCTTTCCCAAAGGGGAGCTGTACCCGGTTGGTTTGAAAACAACTTGTATTCTAGACTATTCCAGCGCCTTTCGGAATTTACTGAGGCCTCTCACACTTACCGGCTATTGATTTGGTCAAAATCCCTGTTTCAACTGTTGTTCTCAAATCGGCCTGGATGGCTTTCCAGTAAACACCTCTTGGCTATTTTAAGGTTCTCGAGTCCGTTGCTTTTCTGTGCTTTCTCCCACACAGACAGTGTTACCAGACAGGTTCCGTGGAATTTGGTGGTTTGTCCTCATTGGCTTGCATTCTGTGCTCCGTGTCAACAAGTTTTGTGTCAAATGGGATTTTGGTTTCTATCTAGTAGCAGCGCCTGGTTTTGCAGGGGGACTAGGGGAAATTCAGAGCTATACTGCCACCTTGGCCATCTTCCCCGGAATCTTGTCTCCATATTTTTGGATTGTCCACTACATCTTCTCAACTCCCCATACTCCTATTTGAATGAATATCACTAGGATCTTTCCTATTCCCCCAACttagaaggaaagataaattgCTTCCTCTCCACCCCATTTAGAAGGGATTGCACCAACACTGTTCAAGCACAAGTAATTTTCTTAGGAACACCTCAGATATCGCCATTAGATACTCCCTCCTGGGGAGAACTGATTACATACAACCAACTAAGAAGAAAGAATAGGACTAGGGGAATATTTGGGAGATAATGTGGAGCATATTGTAAAgatcagaagacaggaaatgtaTTGATGATGGGAAACCTGGCGCTCACAGTTGCTGCTGGCTCATAAATCCACATTTACCCGGCTACTTCCAGCCTCTACCTCAATTTCTTACAATAGAAGTAACGTCCCGGTACATTAAGCATATATAGAAATCACCATAGTCAACAGAACTGATGCTGCTATCTGAAAAATGATGGAGGATTTCTTCAAGCATTCGAATTGGGTGCTGTCAGGAAATGAGAGAGTTCACATAAATGAATTCATTCTCCACCACTAGCTCCATAGTCTAAAATTTTCGTTAAGTCTCCTAACTGTTCTGCCTGTATCCATTCTGTGCTCCCTCCATTACTTATTGCTTACTGTAGGcaattttccccccaaatctaaTCAAGTTATTCCACTTCGCCTAAAACCTTTCCATGGCTTCTATtgctctacacacacacacacacacacacacacacacacacatacacacacacacacacacacacacacaaacttcttAGCCAAACCCTGTGCTATCTGGCTCCCACCTGCCCTTTGACCTCATCTCAGGCCATTCTCTGGCCATTCTCTGACTTGAAGGTCACATTTGCCTTTGGTCAAGTTCTTTACCCTTTGGCTTTTGGTCAAGTTCttcccaccacagggcctttgcacaatGTAGTTCCATCTGATCTTCCTTTTGACTTCAGCTTCACGGTCACTATCACAGGATAGTCTTCTCTGACCTCTCCTACTACATATGTCCCCATGTCATAGGAACTCCTGGTACTACAATCCTTTCCTCTGCAACATTGTCATCATTGTATTTTACTTCTGTGTAATTCTTTGATTAATGTTCTTCTCCCCTAGTAAACTGTACAATCCATGAAAGTGAGGATTACAATCTGTAGTAGCTCAGATGAGTTCTTTGCACTCAGCGAGGTTTTGGTAAATTCAGGTTGAAAGATAAGGCAAGGTTTTCTGAAAACTTAAAAGTTATtaactttaaatgtaaaaattattacaaattatttttgtattaaaatctTTAGAAATGTACATATGCCTTCCTGCTTATATAAgcaggatataaaaatattaatttaatttttaatgattcttttattaaaatctgtTACTATATTCTAGCAAAAAGAACATGGCCTTAAAAATATTGACGTAGAACCATGTGTTTCTACAGTAACATCCTCTGATTGCTTGATTTTTCCCTCCCATTTTCCTTCTAGACCTCTTTATAAATTGTTGTTTGTGTGAGAATGGAAAATCAGATGTTTAGATTTATTAgaagaatatacaaaataagaataaattggCCCTTGATAATGATTACAAAAGACCCTATAAGGGGAGCCACAAACTTTTATGCATGGCTTGTATAACATTCATTTTGTCTGTTTAGAGATATTGCTTAATCCTTAGTTTTCAgttatattctggatataaaacaataaataaggttaggggcacctgggtggctcagtcagttgagcgtccaattttggctcagatcatgattctcacggtttgtgagttcaagccctgtgtcaggctctgtgctgacagctcagagcctggagcctgcttgggactctgtgtctccctctctctctgcccctcccctgctcacactctgtctctcaaaaataaatagacataaaaaaatagtaaataaggTTAATAAAGCTACGTGGTGTCTTGCTGTATATGCTTAAGGCCCTACAAAAATATTCAGATCAACTTAGTTTTCACGCTATTCTATTTTACAGAGGcgaaaaaaaaaggtaggtgtctttttttaaatgataaacatATATTTACTGTTTTGTGATAGTGTAATTGGGAGTTAAACTTAattcttaggaaaaagaaaactctcaTACAAAGactccccctccaaaaaaaaacccatctcataaaactaaaaaagaaaaataaaaaatctttgccaaaaGAAAGAACCCTGTAATGGTAGAGTTCTGAATGATCgagcttatttttttcccttagtaaCTGAGAATTCATTGAAATTATACAAAACATTAGAAATCCTCACAGTTTGTATATCTTATTCCTAATCTATggagtttaaagaaaaagagttttAGAGACTGCTATTAACTTAAATGACATAGGAAAACTGAAAGGGAGAACTGAAAGTGGGAAATTCCTATGAAATAGAAAGGGGACCATCCTGTATAAATAGGCCATGCTCATGGAAGAAGGGCATTCACACTGCAAACTCTCGAAGTCTTTGCTTCAGCACCTAGACAGTAGCAGGCAAGACTTCCTATTTTCATCATGACCGGCAGGTGCATCCTCCAAATCGCTCTCTTGGTGTGTTTCTTCACCACCGCGCATTCCGTGAGCTACAAGTTGCTTGGATTCCAACTAAGAAGCAGCAGTTTGGAGTGTCAGGAGCTCCTGCTGAACTTGAACAGAACCTCTAAATATTGCCTCAAGGACAGGATGAACTTCGAGGTCCCTGAGGAGATTAAAAAATCACAGCGGTTCCAGAAGGAGGAAGCCATATTGGTCATCAACGAGATGTTCCAGAAGatctttaatattttcagtaGAAGCACCTCTAGCACGGGATGGAATGAGACCACTGTTGAGAACCTCCTTGCGACACTCCACTGGCAGAAGGAACACCTGGAAACGATCCTGGAGGAAATCATGGAGGAGGAAAACTTCACCTGGGACAATACGACCCTTCTGCACCTGAAGAGATACTACTTAAGGATCGTGCGGTACCTGAAGGCCAAGGAGTACAGCGTCTGTGCCTGGACAGTAGTCCACGCAGAAATCCTCAGGAACTTTTTCTTCCTTGAGAGACTTACAGATTATCTCCAAAACTGAAGCTCTCCCAGCCTGTACCTCTGGGAACGGACGATGCTGGCAATGGTTTCAGGGATTCTTCAACTCACAGAGACTCTGTAAGTGACTGGCAGCTAATGTACTCCATGTGAAAGAACAAAgactttaaattgttttattaatatatgcattaagttatttttctatttatttaaatttttccccggaaaataaatttttttatgaaCAAAAGTCAAAGGAGCAGTTTTCATTCCAACTTGATTTCATTACCACCGTATTCGAAATTACAGAGCACCTGTTAGAGGTTCTTTGTAAAATGCGCCCACAAAACAGCATAGGTTCTGGCCTCTGCCTTCGAGGAATGTGAAATCCAAGGAAGCCATGTGGAACATGTAAGAGTATAGATGCTGTGGGGGGTGGAGTGGACCTTTCAGGAGAATAAATGTGGCCTCAGCTTCTTCAGGATTAAAATGGAAGAGGCAGGTAAGTGGCTCTGGAATTAGAACAGGGGgctcggggcacccgggtggctcagtcagttaaactgacttcagctcaggtcatgatctcacagtttgtgagtttgagccccgcatcgggctctgtgctgctagctcagagcctggagcctgcttcagattctgtgtctcctctctctctgccccttccccgcttgtgctctgtctctctctgtctctctctgcctctcaaaaataaataaatgtaaaaaaacaaagttagaaCAGGGGGCtctcctgcttctcccctgcttctAATCTGTGCCTCCAGGCTCTCTGACCCTGAAGTTAGAATTTGACTGGCTATCAGGGTAGCTAGAGGGATATTTCAGCTCTTGTGTTTGCCCTAAACTCATTCCTGTTATTTGCAGGATGCTCTgcttgcccccctccccagccccgcaggattttaaaatatttatgtgcccCTCTAAGCTAAGGATGGGAAGTCGCAGCCATTTCTGTGACACTGTTAAAGTAGCAGTCCTTTTATTGTACTTCTCCTGGACAACTAAGATGTACGggtgtccaggggtgcctgggtggctctgtcagttgagtgtctgacttcggctcaggttacgatctcacggtttgtgagttcgagccccacatcgagctctgtgctgacagcttggagcctggagcctgctttggattctgtgtctccctctctctctctgcccctcccctgcttgtgcgctctcgctctctctctctctctctctctctgtctctcaaaaataaactcaaaaaaaaaaaaaaaaagatgtacggTGTCTTAGTGGAGctggggtctctgtctgcttcCAGGGCTCAAACACCATAGGGAGAAGGAACTCTGCTTTATACCTCTGCTATCTGGCTAGGTTTTCTCCCCATGTTGTCAGAAAAGCAAGTTGGCtcctcatctcccctccccctgctgttcATACAGAATTCCAGGACTCCCCTATCTGCTTTTCCTGATGCTCTGTATCTCTGAAGCCACACATTCCTTGAAGCCAAAGCCAAGTCAGGTGCGGCAGATTGAGTCATTTCTGTCAGGAGAAAAACCCAGAAGCATGGGGGAAAGGGAAAttcagtggggagggggcagagagctcACTAACTTTTCTCAGGGCTTACACCgagaaaataaagttttcctaCGAGCTCTTTGGGCACCTAGCCAGCACGTGCCAGTTAGCTGACTTTCTGTCTTTGTGCCGAACCCCCTTGGGGACTTTAGATGCCTCTGTTCCTGTCATTCCCAACTCCGTCTAGGCGATGCACCCCCTTAGGTATATAATCAGATTTAGTCTCCTCACAAGCACCCCTCGGGTGGGCACAATTACATTATTACAGTTTTACAGGTCCAGAAACAAATTCTCAGGTTTAGTTAAgtgccccaaggtcacacagctaatgcaTGGaggttttaaaaagtacaaagggAAGAATCCTAGAAGACTTGGTTTGTATCTAGCATTTTCACCTAGAACAGTACAGAAGTCTGAGTTCCCTTTAAGGGAGTCAGCCTTGAGGACAAGCAATCCGTCAAGAGTTTCAGAGAAGACACTAGAGGACAGTGCAGACAATGAACTTGGGGCTCCCTCTTCTGACTCAAGGCCAGTAACACACCGGCTGTGGAACCAAGAAGTGCTATTACGTCCCTTGTGGATCTGCTGCTGCTTTGTCTCGAGAGaccttccctctccccaaaacTCCTCACACTCCACCATGCCACACCCCAGCTCTGCCAAAAGCCTTCCACAGACGTACTTTCTTTTGCCAGGGAGTCAAAGACTGATGGGCAGTGGCTGGAAGAGCTGAGAGGCTGCTCACGAAGTCTCTGTCGGCAATGGGCACCAACCTCCCATCATCTCCTCTGGGCTGGGTTTATCAAAGAAGGCTCAGTCGTACGCTCTTGTCTGCCGCCTTCTAAACTGGcccagaaaccaagagtctgggGCAGCCCTGGAAAGGTCTGTTCTGTGTTTGTGCTGGGAGCCCAGAAGGACAGAGGAAAGGCATCTTCTGCAGAATTATAAATGCCTATGCCACCGCCGAGAATGTCAGCCCATCCAAAATACCAAAAGTATGCCCGTCACCGGGAGAGAATAAATGATGATCAACCTTAATTCCAGTAAGAATGAGGGAGGGTGGCCCCAAagcacatgtgtgagtgtgtgcacatgctaaACAGATAGCTACATAGAAGAAGTAAAGTTATTATTTTAGCTGGTACCGGAATACCTCAAAGGAGAGCGCTCGTTCAGAAAAATATTGCTGCGCCTCTCGAGATTGTGGAAAAAGCAACACCAAAGGCAGTTCAACGGCAATAGCGTGTTTCCGTGCGTCTGTTTCtggtgaggagaaagagaaaagcccaTCAGATGGTctccagccacccaggcgtcccaggaggTGGGCAGTTTTatcttgctcctttttttttttaacttgttttttttaagttttatttatttttgagagagagagagacagacagagcatgaggtggagaggaacagagagagagggagacccagaatccgacgcaggctccaggctctgagctgtcagcacagagcccaacagggggcttaaactcatgaaccgtgagatcgtgacctgagctaaagtccgaaacttaaccgactgagccacccaggcgccccagttttatcTCTTAAGCAGTTAGAAGGCCCTGGCAAGCATTTGGGTCTCATATAAATGCATAAACACTGCCCAACCATATGGACATGTAGATACGTGGCAACAGCATATGCCTGTATGGTATTTTGGGCAGCTGACAAAGCTGTTATTTAGGCGCTTTGGGTGTCAGTAGGCACATTCAGCTACGCAGATACATCTGATACAGGGACTTGTTCAGAAAATACTCttaacaaatgaaaagaataagccacagactgggagaaggtgtttgcaaatcacatatctgataaaggacttgtatccagaatatatatatatatattttttttcaaatatttttaaaaaatactctcaggggcgcctgggtggctcagttggttaaatgtccgactcttgatttcggcacagcagtgagatcaaaccctggtgttggactctgcgctggacgtggaggctgcttaagattctctgtctccctctccctctgcccacctctccccacctctcaaaaaaaaaaaaaaacctctcaaaactcaccaataaaaaaataatcaacccCATAAAAAATGGGTGATACATTTGAATGGATACTACACCAAGAGATAGGTGAATAACTCAGCAAATATGTACATAGAACTACTGAAGCCCTcgtcatggaatttttttttttttttgtggtttagGCCAGATAATGAATGTGAAATGGTTTTCAATTGCAAACAAGTCCACTCCGTGAGGACCTATCTTAGCCACAGCCCTTTCGGAGGAAAGTCATCCCAGTCagcttttaaattgttttttttttaattattatgtttatttattttgagacggagagagagaggcagagagacagagcatgagcaggggaggggcagagagagagggagacacagaatccgaagcaggctccaggctctgagctgtcagcatagagcccgatgcggggcttgaactcacgagccacgagatcatgacctgaaccgaagttggatgctcaactgattagccacccagacacccctagaatagttagtttaaaataataaactctgAGATTGGACTACAGTTGCCTGCATGGAAGTATACTCTCCTAAGTTAGTAGGACCAAGTTAATCACTTAACTTGTGAATTAACTTGATGAAGCCCATGTGTTCACATCAATTACCACCAAATCAGTGGTAATTTGACTTCAGTTGACATTGTTTCAAAATCCTGCTTTGTTTTATAATACCATGTAGGGTGTTCTTAGGAAACCCAAaatgcattatttaaattttatctccAGACAAGTAAtctaggaataagaaaaaaatggagctCACTTCAAAAGACCCTcttaagaagatgaaaagacatgTCACAGACTGGTAGAATATATTTTCAAGTCACGTATCTGTCAAAGGGCTTATATCAATTCATAAAGAACACTCAAAACTCAGTAATAACATAACTACTCAATAAAGACGAACAAAAGATTTGAACGCACGCTTCGCCAAACATGGCACACAGATGGCTAATCGATGATCAACATCATTAGTGTTTgaggaaatg
The Prionailurus viverrinus isolate Anna chromosome D4, UM_Priviv_1.0, whole genome shotgun sequence genome window above contains:
- the LOC125150775 gene encoding interferon beta, which encodes MTGRCILQIALLVCFFTTAHSVSYKLLGFQLRSSSLECQELLLNLNRTSKYCLKDRMNFEVPEEIKKSQRFQKEEAILVINEMFQKIFNIFSRSTSSTGWNETTVENLLATLHWQKEHLETILEEIMEEENFTWDNTTLLHLKRYYLRIVRYLKAKEYSVCAWTVVHAEILRNFFFLERLTDYLQN